From a region of the Mycolicibacterium sp. MU0050 genome:
- a CDS encoding acyl-CoA dehydrogenase: MTSKTSVSEQFAARDLVRSWAVGSGGIDAARAVEQGSPEAWRPVYASLTELGLFGVAVSEEAGGAGASISDLCAMLDEAAYGLAPGPVAGTALATLVLDDPEVLEALMAGERSAGFALDAQLRLDGGRLHGTAPYVLGGTADGLLLLPAGEQWVLVAGGADGVTVEALPATDFSRPLARVECDGAPVTVLPVAPRRVEDLIATVLAAEAAGVARWALQTAAEYAKVREQFGKPIGSFQAIKHLCAEMLLRSEQASVAAADAAEAAGATGAEADRQLSIAAAVAVAAGIAAAEANAKDCIQVLGGIGITWEHDAHLYLRRAYGIAAALGGRRRWLRRAAELTLDGVRRTLDIDLSSVESARPELAAAVADIAALPAEQRQPALAEAGLQAPHWPKPYGRDSSPAEQLLIDQVLAEAGVDRPDLVIGWWAAPTILEHGSPEQIDRFVPATLRGDVVWCQLFSEPGAGSDLAALRMKAVRAEGGWRLTGQKVWTSAAQKAHWGVCLARTNPDVPKHKGITYFLIDMTSPGIDIRPLREITGDDLFNEVFFDDVFVPDEMVVGNVDDGWRLARTTLANERVAMAQGTALGNPMEELLTTLSEREVDPADLDRLAELIASAQVGSLLDQRIAQLAVGGGDPGPQASARKLIGVRYRQALSEFRMDLSEGAGVVFSPRVHEFLNARCLTIAGGSEQILLNLAGERLLGLPR, from the coding sequence GTGACTTCCAAGACAAGTGTCTCCGAGCAGTTTGCCGCGCGTGACCTGGTGCGTAGCTGGGCAGTGGGCTCGGGCGGCATCGACGCGGCCCGCGCCGTGGAACAGGGCAGCCCGGAGGCGTGGCGCCCGGTTTATGCGAGTCTGACGGAACTAGGCCTCTTCGGCGTGGCGGTTTCCGAGGAGGCCGGCGGCGCCGGCGCGTCCATCTCCGACCTGTGCGCCATGCTCGACGAAGCCGCGTACGGCCTGGCCCCCGGACCCGTGGCCGGCACGGCACTGGCGACCTTGGTGCTCGACGATCCCGAGGTGCTCGAGGCGCTGATGGCCGGGGAGCGCAGTGCGGGATTCGCGCTGGACGCGCAACTGCGTCTCGACGGCGGGCGGCTGCACGGGACGGCGCCCTATGTCCTGGGTGGCACCGCCGACGGGTTGCTGCTCCTGCCGGCCGGTGAGCAGTGGGTGCTGGTGGCCGGCGGGGCCGACGGCGTCACCGTGGAAGCTCTTCCCGCGACGGACTTTTCGCGGCCGTTAGCCCGCGTCGAATGTGACGGGGCGCCGGTCACCGTGCTGCCGGTCGCGCCGCGCCGCGTCGAGGACCTGATCGCCACGGTCCTGGCCGCCGAGGCCGCGGGGGTGGCGCGCTGGGCGTTGCAGACCGCCGCCGAGTACGCCAAGGTGCGCGAGCAGTTCGGCAAGCCCATCGGCAGCTTCCAGGCCATCAAACACCTGTGCGCGGAGATGCTGCTGCGTTCCGAGCAGGCTTCGGTCGCCGCGGCTGACGCCGCGGAGGCCGCCGGGGCGACCGGGGCCGAGGCCGACCGGCAACTGTCGATCGCGGCGGCCGTGGCCGTCGCCGCGGGCATCGCCGCCGCCGAGGCCAACGCCAAGGACTGCATCCAGGTGCTCGGCGGCATCGGCATCACCTGGGAGCACGACGCGCACCTGTACCTGCGCCGGGCCTACGGGATCGCCGCGGCCCTGGGCGGTCGGCGTCGCTGGCTGCGACGCGCGGCCGAGCTGACCCTGGACGGGGTGCGCCGCACGCTGGACATCGACTTGAGCTCGGTGGAGTCGGCCCGCCCGGAGCTCGCCGCCGCCGTGGCCGACATCGCGGCCCTGCCGGCCGAGCAGCGGCAGCCGGCGCTGGCCGAGGCCGGGCTGCAGGCGCCGCACTGGCCCAAGCCCTACGGACGCGACTCGTCGCCGGCCGAGCAACTCCTCATCGACCAGGTGCTGGCCGAGGCGGGCGTCGACCGCCCGGATCTGGTGATCGGTTGGTGGGCGGCGCCGACCATCCTCGAACACGGCAGCCCCGAACAGATCGACCGGTTCGTGCCGGCCACGCTGCGCGGTGACGTCGTGTGGTGTCAGCTGTTCAGCGAGCCGGGCGCCGGGTCGGATCTGGCCGCGCTGCGCATGAAAGCCGTTCGCGCCGAAGGCGGTTGGCGACTCACCGGGCAGAAGGTATGGACCTCGGCCGCGCAGAAGGCGCACTGGGGAGTCTGCCTGGCCCGCACCAATCCCGACGTGCCGAAGCACAAGGGCATCACCTACTTCCTGATCGACATGACCTCCCCGGGCATCGACATCCGGCCGCTGCGCGAGATCACCGGTGACGACCTGTTCAACGAGGTGTTCTTCGACGACGTCTTCGTGCCCGACGAGATGGTGGTCGGCAATGTCGACGACGGCTGGCGGCTGGCTAGGACCACGCTGGCCAACGAGCGGGTCGCGATGGCGCAGGGCACCGCGCTGGGCAATCCGATGGAGGAACTGCTCACCACGTTGTCCGAGCGCGAGGTCGACCCGGCGGACCTGGACCGCCTGGCCGAGCTGATCGCCTCGGCGCAGGTGGGGTCGCTGCTGGATCAGCGGATCGCCCAGTTGGCCGTCGGCGGGGGCGATCCCGGACCGCAGGCCAGCGCGCGCAAGCTGATCGGCGTGCGGTACCGCCAGGCGCTCTCGGAGTTCCGAATGGATCTGTCCGAAGGTGCCGGGGTGGTGTTCTCGCCGCGGGTGCACGAATTCCTCAACGCCCGCTGTCTGACCATTGCCGGCGGCTCCGAACAGATCCTGCTGAACCTCGCCGGCGAGCGGCTGCTGGGTCTGCCGCGCTGA
- a CDS encoding metal ABC transporter permease, whose product MHTTVIALGYQEHWWDILTSSFMRNALLGGTLVALAAGLIGYFTVVRNSAFAAHALAHIGFPGATGAVLLGLPVTLGLAVFCIGGALVIGALGKRAEDREVATGTVLAAATGLGLFFSSLATKGSNVVTNVLFGNLLAVTTQQLLVFGIAVVVLAAVTAFVYRPLLFASINAEVAEAKGVPVRLLSVIFMVMLGLAITMAVQAVGTLLLFALVVTPAATAIMLTARPGLAMAVSTALSVVSVWLGLTLSAMFNLPPSFVIVTIVTVIWLLIWAVVQRTGRGRRAPGSTQGVVSAHDEAPIG is encoded by the coding sequence ATGCACACCACGGTGATCGCCCTTGGCTACCAAGAACATTGGTGGGACATCCTCACCTCGTCGTTCATGCGGAATGCGTTGCTCGGCGGCACCTTGGTGGCGCTTGCCGCCGGACTGATCGGCTACTTCACCGTGGTCCGCAACAGCGCGTTCGCCGCGCACGCCCTGGCGCACATCGGATTCCCCGGTGCCACCGGCGCCGTGCTGCTCGGGCTGCCGGTGACCTTGGGGCTGGCGGTCTTCTGCATCGGTGGGGCGTTGGTCATCGGCGCGCTGGGTAAGCGGGCCGAGGACCGCGAGGTGGCCACCGGCACGGTGCTGGCCGCCGCCACCGGGCTGGGGCTGTTCTTCAGTTCCCTGGCCACCAAGGGCAGCAACGTCGTCACCAACGTGCTGTTCGGCAACCTCTTGGCGGTCACGACGCAGCAGCTGCTGGTGTTCGGTATCGCCGTCGTGGTGCTTGCCGCGGTGACGGCCTTCGTCTACCGCCCGTTGTTGTTCGCCTCGATCAATGCGGAGGTCGCCGAGGCCAAGGGCGTTCCGGTGCGGCTGCTCTCGGTCATCTTCATGGTGATGCTGGGCCTGGCGATCACCATGGCCGTGCAGGCCGTGGGCACGCTGCTGCTCTTCGCGTTGGTGGTCACGCCGGCGGCCACCGCGATCATGCTCACGGCCCGCCCCGGCCTGGCGATGGCGGTCTCCACCGCGCTGTCGGTGGTCTCGGTGTGGCTGGGCCTGACGTTGTCGGCCATGTTCAACCTGCCACCGAGCTTCGTGATCGTCACCATCGTCACCGTCATCTGGTTGCTGATCTGGGCGGTCGTGCAACGCACCGGTCGGGGCCGACGGGCACCCGGTTCCACCCAGGGAGTCGTCTCGGCGCACGACGAGGCGCCCATCGGCTAA
- a CDS encoding metal ABC transporter ATP-binding protein, which translates to MSFDDVSVVRGGRLIWCEGTFDVPTGSITAIIGPSGSGKTTLLQVALGLLPVASGTVEVLGEAAGEATRRIGYVPQHYARAAGNAIRACDAVLLGLTGHRWGFGRAGAEERQRVHEVLKALDCQSFAQRRLCQLSGGQRQRIAIAEALVTRPPLLILDEPLTSLDIRNQRDIVGLLSRIRDEFGVTILVVAHDLNPLLSILDSAIYLLDGHAHFNTMDEVVDDHLLSHLYGTSIQVVHTPQGELYMRSI; encoded by the coding sequence ATGTCGTTCGACGACGTCAGCGTGGTCCGCGGCGGGCGCCTGATCTGGTGCGAGGGCACCTTCGACGTGCCGACGGGCAGCATCACCGCGATCATCGGCCCCAGCGGGTCGGGCAAGACCACGCTGCTGCAGGTGGCGCTCGGGCTGCTGCCGGTGGCCTCGGGCACGGTCGAAGTGCTCGGTGAGGCGGCCGGCGAGGCCACCCGTCGCATCGGCTACGTGCCGCAGCACTACGCGCGAGCGGCGGGCAACGCGATCCGGGCCTGCGATGCGGTGCTGCTGGGCCTGACCGGCCATCGCTGGGGCTTCGGCCGCGCCGGTGCCGAGGAACGCCAACGGGTCCACGAGGTGCTCAAGGCGCTGGACTGCCAGTCGTTCGCCCAGCGTCGGCTGTGTCAGCTCTCCGGCGGGCAGCGCCAGCGCATCGCGATCGCCGAGGCACTGGTCACCAGACCGCCGCTGCTCATCCTCGACGAGCCGCTCACCTCGCTGGACATCCGCAACCAACGCGACATCGTGGGGCTGCTCTCCCGGATCCGGGACGAATTCGGTGTCACCATCCTGGTGGTGGCCCACGATCTGAACCCGCTGCTGAGCATCCTGGACAGCGCGATCTACCTGCTGGACGGGCACGCGCACTTCAACACCATGGACGAGGTGGTCGACGATCATCTCCTGAGCCACCTCTACGGCACCTCCATCCAGGTGGTGCACACCCCGCAGGGCGAGCTCTACATGCGGAGCATCTGA
- the hsaD gene encoding 4,5:9,10-diseco-3-hydroxy-5,9,17-trioxoandrosta-1(10),2-diene-4-oate hydrolase has product MTEFATEAAQQQEITFESTSRFAQVRPDMRLHYHEAGDPSAPPVVLLHGGGPGASSWSNFSRNIAVLARHFRVLAVDQPGYGHSDKHTEHEQYNRYSATALLNLFDHLGIERAPLVGNSLGGGTAVRFALDNPKRAGRLVLMGPGGLSTNLFAPDPTEGVKLLGRFTMEPTRENLEKFLRIMVFDQSLITPELVDERFAIASTPESLAAAKAMGKSFAGADFELGMMWRDVYKLRQPVLLIWGREDRVNPLDGALVAIKQIPRVQLHVFGQCGHWAQLEKFDEFNKLTVDFLGGA; this is encoded by the coding sequence ATGACGGAGTTCGCCACCGAAGCTGCTCAGCAGCAAGAGATCACCTTCGAGTCCACCTCCCGGTTCGCCCAGGTGCGGCCCGACATGCGGTTGCACTACCACGAGGCCGGTGATCCGTCGGCCCCGCCGGTGGTGCTGCTGCACGGCGGCGGACCGGGCGCCTCGAGTTGGTCCAACTTCAGCCGCAACATCGCGGTGTTGGCGCGCCACTTCCGGGTGCTCGCGGTCGATCAACCGGGTTACGGGCATTCCGACAAGCACACCGAACACGAGCAGTACAACCGCTACAGCGCGACCGCGCTGCTCAACCTGTTCGACCATCTCGGCATCGAACGGGCGCCGCTGGTGGGTAACTCGCTGGGCGGCGGCACGGCGGTGCGGTTCGCGTTGGACAACCCCAAGCGGGCCGGTCGGCTGGTGCTGATGGGCCCCGGCGGTCTGTCCACCAACCTGTTCGCCCCCGACCCCACCGAGGGCGTCAAGCTGCTGGGCCGGTTCACCATGGAGCCCACGCGGGAGAACCTCGAAAAGTTCCTGCGGATCATGGTCTTCGACCAGAGCCTGATCACCCCGGAGCTCGTCGACGAGCGGTTCGCCATCGCCAGCACGCCGGAGTCCCTGGCGGCCGCCAAGGCCATGGGCAAGTCGTTCGCCGGCGCCGATTTCGAGCTCGGGATGATGTGGCGCGATGTCTACAAGCTGCGCCAGCCGGTGCTGTTGATCTGGGGCCGCGAGGACCGGGTCAACCCGCTTGACGGCGCGCTGGTGGCGATCAAACAGATTCCGCGGGTTCAACTGCACGTTTTCGGGCAATGTGGACATTGGGCGCAGTTGGAGAAGTTCGATGAGTTCAACAAGCTCACGGTCGATTTTCTGGGAGGTGCCTAG
- a CDS encoding LacI family DNA-binding transcriptional regulator, whose translation MPRSPTPKRRATLASLAAELKVSRTTISNAYNRPDQLSAELRERILTAAKRLGYAGPDPVARSLRTRKAGAVGLVITEPLTYSFSDPAALNFVAGLAETCEESGQGLLLVAVGPGRTVEEGSAAVLSAGVDGFVVYAAADDDPYLDLVLDRQLPVVVVDQPPEVPGASRVGIDDRAAMRELADYVIGLGHRDIGLLTMRLGRERLAGPERQAVLVGPQRLQDTHFDVQRARIAGVHEAMAAAGLDPETLTIVESFEHDSISGGTAAELALATNPRITALMCTADVLALSAMDHLRARGIYVPGQITVTGFDGVPDALKRGLTTVMQPSFEKGRRAGNLLHNPPGHGEPVIDILPTELVRGRTAGPPG comes from the coding sequence ATGCCCAGAAGTCCTACGCCGAAGCGTCGGGCCACGCTGGCGTCGCTGGCCGCCGAGCTCAAGGTCTCCCGGACCACGATCTCGAACGCGTACAACCGGCCGGACCAGCTCTCGGCGGAGCTACGGGAGCGGATTCTGACCGCGGCCAAGCGGCTCGGCTACGCCGGCCCGGACCCGGTGGCACGCTCGCTGCGCACCCGCAAGGCCGGGGCGGTGGGCTTGGTGATCACCGAGCCCCTGACCTACTCGTTCAGCGATCCCGCGGCGCTGAACTTCGTGGCGGGGCTGGCCGAAACATGTGAGGAGAGCGGGCAGGGCCTGCTGCTGGTGGCCGTCGGGCCGGGCCGGACCGTCGAGGAGGGCTCGGCCGCCGTGCTTTCCGCCGGCGTCGACGGCTTCGTGGTCTATGCCGCGGCCGACGATGACCCGTACCTGGACCTGGTGCTGGACCGACAGCTGCCGGTGGTGGTCGTCGACCAACCGCCCGAGGTGCCCGGTGCGTCCCGGGTGGGCATCGACGACCGGGCGGCCATGCGGGAATTGGCCGACTACGTGATCGGTCTGGGGCACCGCGACATCGGGCTGCTGACCATGCGGCTGGGCCGGGAACGTCTCGCCGGCCCCGAGCGGCAGGCGGTGTTGGTGGGGCCGCAGCGGCTGCAGGACACGCACTTCGACGTGCAACGCGCACGCATCGCCGGGGTGCACGAGGCGATGGCCGCCGCGGGGCTCGACCCGGAGACGCTGACCATCGTGGAAAGCTTTGAGCACGACTCCATTTCGGGTGGCACCGCGGCCGAACTGGCGCTGGCCACCAACCCCAGGATCACCGCCCTGATGTGCACGGCCGACGTGCTGGCGCTCTCGGCGATGGATCATCTGCGGGCCCGCGGGATCTACGTGCCGGGCCAGATCACCGTGACCGGATTCGACGGCGTGCCCGACGCGCTCAAGCGGGGTCTGACCACCGTCATGCAGCCCAGCTTCGAAAAGGGTAGGCGCGCAGGCAACTTGCTGCACAACCCACCGGGACACGGGGAGCCGGTCATCGACATCCTGCCGACGGAGTTGGTGCGCGGGCGGACGGCGGGCCCGCCCGGTTAG
- the kstR gene encoding cholesterol catabolism transcriptional regulator KstR, translated as MSANSQSGPGGSQPREVMTVAVLAESELGSDAQRERRKRILDATMAIASKGGYEAVQMRAVADRADVAVGTLYRYFPSKVHLLVSALAREFERIDAKTDRTTVSGGTPYQRLNFMVSKLNRAMQRNPLLTEAMTRAYVFADASAAGEVDHVEKIIDSMFARAMADGDPTEDQYHIARVISDVWLSNLLAWLTRRASATDVSKRLDLAVRLLIGDDHSNAQPAV; from the coding sequence ATGTCAGCCAATTCCCAGTCCGGACCCGGCGGTTCCCAACCGCGCGAGGTCATGACGGTGGCGGTCCTCGCCGAGTCCGAGCTCGGCTCCGACGCCCAGCGCGAGCGCCGCAAACGCATCCTGGACGCGACCATGGCGATTGCCTCCAAGGGCGGCTACGAGGCGGTGCAGATGCGCGCCGTCGCCGACCGCGCCGATGTCGCCGTGGGCACCCTGTATCGCTACTTCCCGTCGAAGGTGCACCTGCTGGTCTCCGCACTGGCCCGCGAGTTCGAACGCATCGACGCCAAGACCGACCGCACCACGGTGTCGGGCGGAACGCCGTATCAGCGGCTGAACTTCATGGTGAGCAAGCTGAACCGGGCCATGCAACGCAACCCGCTCCTGACCGAGGCCATGACCCGCGCCTACGTCTTCGCCGACGCGTCGGCGGCCGGCGAGGTCGACCATGTCGAGAAGATCATCGACTCGATGTTCGCGCGAGCGATGGCCGACGGCGACCCGACCGAGGATCAGTACCACATTGCGCGGGTGATCTCCGACGTGTGGCTGTCCAACCTGCTGGCCTGGCTGACTCGGCGCGCCTCGGCCACCGACGTCAGCAAGCGGCTGGACCTGGCGGTGCGCCTGCTCATCGGTGACGACCACTCCAACGCCCAACCCGCCGTCTGA
- a CDS encoding ferredoxin--NADP reductase, translated as MTDEPLGSHVLELQVADVIAETEDARSLVFAVPGGADAAEIPAERLRYSPGQFLTLRVPSDRTGSVARCYSLCSSPFTDEPLTVTVKRTADGYASNWLCDNAHAGMRIHVLAPSGTFVPKSLDGDFLLMAAGSGITPMMSICKSVLSQGSGQVTLLYANRDEKSVIFAEALRELAAEYPDRLSVVHWLESVQGLPSAAALGRLAAPFTGRQVFICGPGPFMAAARDALQALDVPADQVHVEVFKSLDSDPFAKVVIDGGADDDQPPATAVVTLDGQTHELSWPRSAKLLDVLLDKGLDAPFSCREGHCGACAVLLKDGTVDMDINDVLEQSDLDEGLILGCQARPKSDSVEVTYDE; from the coding sequence GTGACCGACGAGCCGCTCGGCAGCCACGTGCTCGAACTGCAGGTGGCTGACGTCATCGCCGAAACCGAGGACGCCCGCTCCCTGGTCTTCGCCGTGCCCGGGGGCGCCGACGCGGCGGAGATCCCCGCCGAGCGGCTGCGCTACTCCCCCGGCCAGTTCCTCACCCTGCGGGTGCCCAGCGACCGCACCGGGTCGGTGGCCCGCTGCTATTCGCTGTGCAGTTCGCCCTTCACCGACGAGCCGCTGACGGTGACGGTCAAGCGCACTGCCGACGGATACGCGTCGAATTGGCTGTGCGACAACGCGCACGCCGGTATGCGCATCCACGTGCTGGCCCCGTCGGGCACGTTCGTCCCCAAGTCGCTCGACGGCGATTTTCTGCTGATGGCGGCGGGCAGCGGCATCACGCCGATGATGTCCATCTGCAAGTCGGTGCTGTCGCAGGGCTCGGGCCAGGTGACGCTGCTCTACGCCAACCGCGACGAGAAGTCGGTGATCTTCGCCGAAGCGCTGCGCGAACTGGCCGCCGAGTATCCCGACCGGCTCTCGGTGGTGCACTGGCTCGAATCGGTGCAGGGCTTGCCCAGCGCGGCGGCGCTGGGCCGGCTGGCGGCGCCGTTCACCGGCCGTCAGGTCTTCATCTGTGGGCCCGGGCCGTTCATGGCCGCCGCCCGGGACGCGCTGCAGGCTCTCGACGTGCCCGCCGATCAGGTGCACGTGGAGGTGTTCAAGTCGCTCGACAGCGACCCGTTCGCCAAGGTCGTGATCGACGGCGGCGCCGACGACGATCAGCCGCCGGCCACCGCGGTGGTCACGCTGGACGGTCAGACCCACGAACTGAGCTGGCCTCGGTCGGCCAAGCTGCTCGATGTCCTGTTGGACAAGGGACTCGATGCCCCGTTCTCCTGCCGCGAGGGCCACTGCGGCGCGTGTGCCGTGCTGCTCAAGGACGGCACGGTCGACATGGACATCAACGACGTCCTGGAACAGTCCGACCTCGACGAGGGTCTGATCCTGGGCTGCCAGGCTCGCCCGAAGTCGGATTCGGTCGAAGTCACCTACGACGAATAG
- the hsaA gene encoding 3-hydroxy-9,10-secoandrosta-1,3,5(10)-triene-9,17-dione monooxygenase oxygenase subunit, with protein MTTIQQRDAQSVLAGIDELLPALRARAQETEDLRKLPDANVKALEDVGFFRLLQPEQWGGLQCDPTIFYEAVRRLASACGSTGWCAGIIGVHNWHLALFDQQAQEDVWGQDAGVRISSSYAPMGAGVVTETADGYIVNGSWNWSSGCDHATWAFLGGPVIKDGRPVDFGSFLIPRTDYEIDDVWHVVGLRGTGSNTVVVKDVFVPRHRFLSYKAMNDGTAGGYETNTAPVYKMPWGTVHPTTISAPIVGMAYGAYDAHVEHQGKRVRAAFAGEKAKDDPFAKIRIAEAASDIDAAWRQLIGNVGDEYALLAEGKEIPFELRARARRDQVRATGRAIASIDRLFEASGATALSNDAPVQRFWRDAHAGRVHAANDPERAYLIFGNNEFGLPPADTMV; from the coding sequence GTGACGACCATTCAACAGCGTGACGCGCAGTCGGTCCTAGCCGGCATCGATGAGTTGCTGCCCGCCCTGCGGGCCCGCGCCCAGGAAACCGAGGATCTGCGCAAGCTGCCCGACGCGAACGTCAAGGCGCTCGAGGACGTCGGCTTCTTCCGGTTGCTGCAGCCCGAGCAGTGGGGCGGCTTGCAGTGCGATCCCACGATCTTCTACGAGGCCGTGCGCCGGCTGGCCAGCGCCTGCGGTTCCACCGGCTGGTGCGCCGGCATCATCGGCGTGCACAACTGGCACCTGGCGCTGTTCGACCAGCAGGCCCAGGAGGACGTCTGGGGTCAGGACGCAGGAGTCCGGATCTCGTCGTCGTACGCCCCGATGGGCGCCGGCGTGGTGACCGAGACCGCCGACGGCTACATCGTCAACGGATCCTGGAACTGGTCCTCGGGCTGCGACCACGCAACCTGGGCCTTCCTCGGCGGCCCCGTGATCAAGGACGGCCGGCCGGTGGACTTCGGCAGCTTCCTGATCCCGCGCACCGACTACGAGATCGACGACGTGTGGCACGTGGTGGGCCTGCGGGGCACCGGCAGCAACACCGTCGTCGTCAAGGACGTCTTTGTGCCGCGGCACCGCTTCCTGTCCTACAAGGCGATGAACGACGGCACCGCCGGTGGCTATGAGACCAACACCGCGCCGGTGTACAAGATGCCTTGGGGCACAGTGCATCCCACCACAATCTCGGCTCCCATCGTCGGCATGGCCTACGGCGCCTACGACGCCCACGTCGAACACCAGGGCAAGCGGGTGCGCGCCGCCTTCGCCGGCGAGAAGGCCAAGGACGATCCGTTCGCCAAGATCCGCATCGCCGAGGCGGCCAGCGACATCGACGCCGCGTGGCGGCAGCTGATCGGCAACGTCGGCGACGAGTACGCCCTGCTCGCGGAGGGCAAGGAGATCCCGTTCGAGTTGCGGGCCCGGGCGCGCCGCGATCAGGTCCGGGCGACCGGCCGCGCGATCGCCTCGATCGACCGCCTCTTCGAGGCCTCCGGTGCCACCGCGCTGTCCAATGACGCGCCGGTGCAACGCTTCTGGCGGGACGCGCACGCGGGCCGGGTGCATGCGGCCAACGACCCGGAGCGGGCGTACCTGATCTTCGGCAACAACGAGTTCGGCCTGCCGCCGGCCGACACCATGGTCTGA
- a CDS encoding metal ABC transporter solute-binding protein, Zn/Mn family has product MVNPSKLGATATLVLLTPWALAACGSEGPAEPADRGACPSAPVEVIVSVDQWGDIVSQLGGDCAQVRTVIAGSSVDPHDYEPAPADAVAFEGAQLVVINGGHYDEWAAKLAATSAPQAPLISAVDLGGQDGHDHGGHEGHGHEGHDHDHGDGQNPHAWYRPATVQAVADAVTAELGNLAPGAREYFEARRAEFAERMTRYDEMIDRLRTEAAGKTYAATETVFDDMAAAVGLQDRTPPGYQVAASNETDPSPGDLAAFLTLLSDGGVDVLIVNTQTEGSLPAQLRSAAAAAGIPVVEVTETVAPGSDSFQAWQVDQLTALAEALGVGA; this is encoded by the coding sequence ATGGTGAACCCCTCGAAGCTGGGCGCGACGGCGACCCTGGTGCTGCTGACGCCGTGGGCGCTGGCGGCCTGCGGATCCGAGGGGCCTGCCGAGCCCGCCGATCGCGGCGCCTGCCCGAGCGCGCCGGTCGAGGTGATCGTCAGCGTCGATCAATGGGGCGACATCGTGTCGCAGCTCGGCGGCGACTGTGCGCAGGTGCGCACCGTCATCGCCGGTTCCTCGGTGGATCCCCACGACTACGAGCCGGCGCCGGCGGACGCGGTGGCCTTCGAGGGGGCCCAGCTGGTCGTCATCAACGGCGGGCACTACGACGAATGGGCCGCGAAGCTGGCCGCGACCTCCGCACCGCAGGCGCCGCTGATCAGTGCGGTGGACCTCGGCGGCCAGGACGGCCATGATCACGGGGGCCATGAGGGCCACGGTCACGAGGGCCACGATCACGATCACGGGGACGGACAGAACCCGCACGCGTGGTACCGGCCCGCGACGGTGCAAGCCGTCGCTGACGCCGTCACCGCCGAACTCGGCAACCTCGCGCCCGGCGCCCGGGAGTACTTCGAGGCGCGTCGGGCCGAGTTCGCCGAGCGCATGACCCGATACGACGAGATGATCGACCGGCTCCGGACCGAGGCCGCGGGTAAGACGTACGCGGCCACCGAGACGGTGTTCGACGACATGGCGGCCGCGGTGGGCCTGCAGGACCGCACCCCGCCGGGCTACCAGGTGGCCGCGAGCAACGAAACCGACCCGTCCCCGGGGGATCTCGCGGCGTTTTTGACGCTGCTCTCCGACGGCGGCGTCGACGTGCTGATCGTCAACACCCAGACCGAGGGGTCGCTGCCGGCCCAGTTGCGTTCCGCGGCCGCGGCCGCCGGCATTCCGGTGGTCGAAGTCACCGAAACGGTGGCGCCGGGCTCCGATTCGTTCCAGGCTTGGCAGGTGGATCAACTGACGGCACTGGCCGAGGCGCTCGGTGTCGGCGCCTGA
- the otsB gene encoding trehalose-phosphatase: protein MSQLPDDVSRALRAAARTPHLLVACDFDGTMAPIVNHPPDARPLPTAAAALQELATLPDTTAALISGRALADLARLSGMPPTVHLVGSHGAEFSTGFTRDIDEQELGRIKSELTEIASRYPGVTVEPKLASVALHVRNASAEDGAAALAAAEAAAQSWAAEATAGKAVLEFAVITTDKGEAIDILRERTGSSTAIYFGDDVTDEKAFRRMRDTDVAVKVGPGDTLAGFRVAEPTDVAAALELLLDARRKRG, encoded by the coding sequence GTGAGCCAGCTGCCGGACGACGTCTCGAGAGCCCTGCGGGCCGCGGCGCGGACCCCGCACCTGCTGGTGGCCTGCGATTTCGACGGGACGATGGCGCCCATCGTCAACCATCCACCCGACGCGCGCCCGCTACCGACGGCCGCCGCGGCGCTGCAGGAGCTGGCCACGCTGCCCGACACCACCGCCGCATTGATCTCCGGTCGCGCCTTGGCCGACCTGGCCCGGCTGTCCGGCATGCCGCCGACGGTGCACCTGGTGGGCAGCCACGGCGCCGAGTTCAGCACGGGCTTCACCCGCGACATCGATGAGCAGGAACTGGGCCGGATCAAGTCGGAGCTCACCGAGATCGCGTCGCGCTATCCGGGGGTGACGGTCGAACCGAAGCTCGCCAGCGTGGCCCTGCACGTGCGCAACGCGAGCGCCGAGGACGGCGCGGCCGCACTGGCCGCCGCCGAGGCCGCCGCGCAGTCGTGGGCTGCCGAGGCCACCGCGGGCAAGGCGGTCCTCGAGTTCGCGGTGATCACCACCGACAAGGGCGAGGCCATCGACATCCTGCGGGAGCGCACCGGCTCGAGCACGGCCATCTACTTCGGCGACGACGTCACCGACGAAAAGGCCTTCCGCCGGATGCGCGACACCGACGTGGCGGTCAAGGTGGGCCCGGGCGACACGTTGGCCGGGTTTCGGGTGGCGGAGCCGACCGATGTCGCGGCGGCCCTGGAGCTACTGCTCGACGCGCGTCGCAAGCGCGGCTAA